In Candidatus Bathyarchaeota archaeon, the genomic stretch CAGGAATTCGGAAGGAAACTCATGAAAGCAGCAAACCATCACTTCCTGAACAAGGGAATTCGCAGAATAGACCTTATAGTATCCACTACTAACCATGACGCTGCCTTGTTCTTCGAAGAGGTCGGCTTCGAAAGGCAACACTCAACAATGAGAAAAAGACTAGAAAACGAAGAGGAGTGAAAAATTTGAAGCAAATCAGAGAATCATTAGTGGATTTATACGGATGCAGAGCTGACCTTGACAACGCCAAATTCTTGACGGATGTCTTAGAAGCGGCCGCTCAAAAGATGGGAAGCAAAATAATTAAAACCACGTATCATAAGTTTTTGCCAACAGGCATAACTGTCATTGTCATACTTGCCGAGACCCACATTTCAATCCACACTTGGCCAGAACACAAA encodes the following:
- the speD gene encoding adenosylmethionine decarboxylase encodes the protein MKQIRESLVDLYGCRADLDNAKFLTDVLEAAAQKMGSKIIKTTYHKFLPTGITVIVILAETHISIHTWPEHKYAALDIFICSEEIDPEVGWQAVKDALNPSSFEIHKITRKIE